The genome window CCGGCCAGCGTCGCCATCTGCGACTGGCTGCCGTCGGAAATTACCTGAAAGCGCCCTTCGCCGGCCTGTATGTCGCGCGCGAAGCCGGGCGGAATGACCAGTCCCAGGCTGGCATGGCCACGGTCGAGCGCGTCGGTCAGCGCGGCGTCGCTGTCCAACAGGACCACCACCTTGAAATAGGGTTGTCGCAGGCGGGCGATCAACTCGCGGCTGTCCGGGCTGCGCGACAGGTCCAGCACCGCCACCGGGTAGTTCTGGATGTCCATGCTGATGGCGCGCCCGGCGATGTACACCGCGCCCAGGAATCCCCAGGCCAGGATCAGCAGAATGGCCCGATCACTGGCCAGCTGGCGAAACTCCTTGAGCACCATCGCGCCAAGCCGGCCCCACATCAGCCGATCCTCTTGCGCAGCAGCAGCAGGGCCAGCCCGTAAGCCACCGCTGCGTAGACCGCAATCGCCGCCAGCGACGGCCAGTAGAAGTCGACACCAAGTCCCTTCAGGTAGCTGCCACGGACCACCGTCATGAAATGCGTGGCGGGGATCAGCCGGGAGATGAATTGGCCGAGCGGGTCCATGGCCGCGACCGGCGTGAGGAAGCCGGAATAGTTGAAGGCCGGTGTGACGGTGACCAGGAAGGTGGTCAGCATGGCGGTGAGCTGGCTACGACTCAGAATCGAGATCAGCAGGCCGACGCCGATGGTGCACACCGAATACAGCACGGCGCCCAGGCTCAGGATGACGAAACTGCCGACGAAACGGACCTCGAACACCAGCCGGGAGATGGCGTAGATCAACAGGTAATCGAGCAGCGCCACGGCCAGGTACGGCAGCAGCTTGCCCAGAATGATCTCGATCCGGCGTACCGGTGAGGCGTAGAAGTTGAAGATGGTGCCGGATTCGGTCTCGCGCGCGATCAGCAGCGCACCCAGGATCGCCGGGAACAGCATCAGGATCAGCACCAACAGACCCGGCACGATGGTGTTCTTGCTCTCCAGCGACGGGTTGTACCAGACCGACAGGTCCATCTGCACCGGCAGTATGACGTTGTCGCCACCCAGCGCCAGGCGCAGCAGGCGCTGATTGTAGAGGCCGTTGACGGCCGCAACGTAGGCGTTGATGACCCCGGCGCGAGTGGGGAACGAGCCGTCCACGGTAACGCCGACGCTGGCCGGTTGTCGGCTGGCGATGCGCCGCCCGAAATCGGGCGGGATGTCGATGATCACCCGTGCCCGCCCCGAGCGCAGCCAGCGTTCCAGAGTCGGCGGGTCGGTTTCGACGCCGACCAGGCTGAAGTACTCGGAATGTACGTAACTGTCGATGTAGTCGCGGCTGTAGGGCGAGCGGTCGTGGTCCGCAAATACCAGCGGCAGATTTTTCACATCCAGCGACAGGCCGAAGCCGAACAGCACGATCATGATCATCGGGATCACAAAAGATAGTCCCAGGTAGATCGGGTCGCGCACAAGTTCGCGCGTTTCCTTCACGGCGATGGCCGAGGTTCGGCGCAGCAGCTTACGCACGGTCCGCCTCGTCACGGCTGACGAAGTGTACGAAGGCTTCTTCCATGCTCAGACCGAGCTGGCGAGGCTGGCCATCGATGCCGGCCTCGCGCATCAGCGTCACCGCCTGGGTGTGGTCTGTGTCGGGCCTGGCGGTCTGCCACTGGATGCGCCGACCGTACAGCATGGCGCCCGGAAACGCCGCATGCAGCGCCTGGTAGGCGGTCGCAAAGTCCGGCGCATCCACGGCCAGTATCGGACCGCCTTGCTGCTGAGCGCGCTCGCGCAGCTGGGCCGGTGTGCCGCTGGCGATCAGCCGGCCCTGATGCATCAGGCCGAGGCGATCGCAGTGCTCGGCCTCGTCCATGTAGTGGGTCGATACCAGCACGGTGATGCCGCCGCGCCGCGCCAGCAGGTGCACCAGGTCCCAGAATTGTCGACGCGCCAGCGGGTCCACGCCGGAGGTCGGCTCGTCCAGAAACAGCAATTTCGGTTCGTGCAGGAGCGCCGCGGCCAGGGCGACCCGCTGGCGTAGGCCGGATGGCAGGTCGCGGGTCAGGCGCTGCATGTGGCCGGCTAGGTCGAGGCCGGCCAGCAGGGCCGTTATCCGGTCCGTACGCTGTGCCCGCGGTAGACCATACAGGCCGGCGTACAGGTCCAGGTTCGCACTCACCGACAGGTCCCGGTACAGCGAGAAGCGCTGGGACATGTAGCCGATGCGGGCCCGCAACTGGCGCCGCTGGTGTCCGCTGGCAAGATCAATTCCCAGCACCTGGGCGCGGCCGGCGCTGGATGGCTGCAGGCCACACAGCATCTTGATCAGCGTGGTCTTGCCGGCGCCGTTGGGACCGAGCAGGCCAAATATCTCGCCGGCCTCAATGGTGATGTCCACCGCGTCCACGGCAGTGAAATCGCCAAACCGGCAGGTGAGTGCCTCGGTGTACACCGGGGACGTCGCGTCCGGCCGATTGCCGGTGGTCGCCATCAGGACGCGGGCCGGGTCACTGCGCGGGTTTCCCTGTGCCGGGCCGGTGCGTGCCAGCCGGTGGACGAACACGTCTTCCAGGCCGGGCGCGATGTCGTGTACCTGAACCGGTCCGATGCCGGCTTCGCTCAGGCGGGCCGCCACATCGACGCCTCCGTCGTCCAGCAGCACGTGTACCTCGCGGCCGAACAGGGCCGTG of Immundisolibacter sp. contains these proteins:
- a CDS encoding ABC transporter permease is translated as MRKLLRRTSAIAVKETRELVRDPIYLGLSFVIPMIMIVLFGFGLSLDVKNLPLVFADHDRSPYSRDYIDSYVHSEYFSLVGVETDPPTLERWLRSGRARVIIDIPPDFGRRIASRQPASVGVTVDGSFPTRAGVINAYVAAVNGLYNQRLLRLALGGDNVILPVQMDLSVWYNPSLESKNTIVPGLLVLILMLFPAILGALLIARETESGTIFNFYASPVRRIEIILGKLLPYLAVALLDYLLIYAISRLVFEVRFVGSFVILSLGAVLYSVCTIGVGLLISILSRSQLTAMLTTFLVTVTPAFNYSGFLTPVAAMDPLGQFISRLIPATHFMTVVRGSYLKGLGVDFYWPSLAAIAVYAAVAYGLALLLLRKRIG
- a CDS encoding ATP-binding cassette domain-containing protein, with amino-acid sequence MSALRPALIRVDGLHKTYSRGRVQAVRDVSLSVHKGRVYGLIGPDGCGKTSILQILAGVLSADSGRAEVGGIDVLRRPEAVKPLIGFMPQGLGLNLYDTLSVAENIAFFRALRQVPEEHFRANAQRLLAMTRLAPFLDRPAGKLSGGMRQKLALICTLIHLPDILLLDEPTTGVDPISRRDFWTIIQDLVATREVTVLLTTSYMDEAERCTYVGLMEHGRLIAEGTPQGLCAALPGRLVSVAGVPPQELLPQLAAWPQTLATALFGREVHVLLDDGGVDVAARLSEAGIGPVQVHDIAPGLEDVFVHRLARTGPAQGNPRSDPARVLMATTGNRPDATSPVYTEALTCRFGDFTAVDAVDITIEAGEIFGLLGPNGAGKTTLIKMLCGLQPSSAGRAQVLGIDLASGHQRRQLRARIGYMSQRFSLYRDLSVSANLDLYAGLYGLPRAQRTDRITALLAGLDLAGHMQRLTRDLPSGLRQRVALAAALLHEPKLLFLDEPTSGVDPLARRQFWDLVHLLARRGGITVLVSTHYMDEAEHCDRLGLMHQGRLIASGTPAQLRERAQQQGGPILAVDAPDFATAYQALHAAFPGAMLYGRRIQWQTARPDTDHTQAVTLMREAGIDGQPRQLGLSMEEAFVHFVSRDEADRA
- a CDS encoding ABC transporter permease; this encodes MWGRLGAMVLKEFRQLASDRAILLILAWGFLGAVYIAGRAISMDIQNYPVAVLDLSRSPDSRELIARLRQPYFKVVVLLDSDAALTDALDRGHASLGLVIPPGFARDIQAGEGRFQVISDGSQSQMATLAG